The Arachis hypogaea cultivar Tifrunner chromosome 19, arahy.Tifrunner.gnm2.J5K5, whole genome shotgun sequence genome has a window encoding:
- the LOC112775715 gene encoding uncharacterized protein isoform X1 gives MRVAVVGGGISGLVSAYVLAKEGAKVALYEKEDYLGGHAKTVNVDGIHLDLGFMVFNRVTYPNMMEFFESLGVDMELSDMSFAVSLDSGRGCEWGSRNGLPSLFAQKKNVINPYFWQMVREIIKFKDDVISYLDMLDNNLDMDRNETLEQFIKSRGYSELFVKAYLIPICGSIWSCSSEGVMSFSAFSVLSFCRNHYLLQLFGRPQWLTVRWRSQSYVKKVQEEIVSKGGQIITNCEVELVSTTDGECVLQYKDGSKETYDGCIMATHAPDTLRLLGDAATYDERRILGAFQYVYSDIFLHRDKNLMPRNPVAWSAWNFLGCKDNRVCVTYWLNILQNLGETRLPFLVTLNPDHTPENTLLKWSTGHPVPSVAAFRASQELENIQGKRRIWFCGAYQGYGFHEDGLKAGMTAAHGILGRCCSLQTNPKHMVPSWKELGARLFVTRFLSSYVTTGCLILLEEGGTMFTFEGTDIKCSLKCVMRIHSPQFYWKVMTQADLGLADAYINGDFSFVDKNEGLLNLFLILIASRDSNVSNSKLKKNRGWWTPIFLTASLASAKFFIEHYSRQNTLTQARRNISRHYDLSNELFALFLDETMTYSSAVFKNEDEDLKDAQMRKISLLIEKARIGRKHEILEIGCGWGSLAIEVVRRTGCKYTGITLSKEQLKLAKERVRDAGLQDHIKFLLCDYRQLPKTFKYDRIISCEMIEAVGHEYMEEFFGCCESVLADDGLLVLQFISIPDERYDEYRRSSDFIKEYIFPGGCLPCLSRITSAMAAASRLCVEHTENIGIHYHQTLRRWRRNFMKKQNEILDLKFDEKFIRTWEYYFDYCSAGFKSRTLENYQMVFSRPGNTTALKDPYRSWPSAC, from the exons atgagaGTGGCAGTGGTGGGTGGTGGAATAAGTGGATTGGTTTCAGCGTATGTATTGGCCAAAGAGGGAGCGAAAGTGGCACTTTACGAGAAAGAAGATTATTTGGGAGGCCATGCCAAAACTGTGAATGTTGATGGTATTCATTTGGACCTTGGATTCATGGTCTTCAACCGG GTAACTTATCCTAACATGATGGAGTTCTTTGAGAGTCTTGGAGTTGACATGGAATTATCTGACATGTCATTTGCCGTCAGCCTTGATAGCGGCCGCGGCTGCGAATGGGGCAGCAGGAATGGTTTGCCCAGCTTGTTTGCACAGAAAAAGAATGTAATAAACCCTTATTTCTGGCAAATGGTTAGAGAAATTATCAAGTTCAAAGATGATGTTATAAG CTATCTTGATATGCTTGACAACAATCTTGATATGGACCGGAATGAGACTTTGGAACAATTCATAAAGTCAAGGGGTTACTCTGAATTATTTGTGAAAGCATATCTT ATTCCAATATGTGGTTCTATATGGTCCTGCTCTTCTGAAGGAGTTATGAGTTTTTCTGCTTTCTCAGTTCTCTCTTTTTGTCGCAATCACTATCTACTTCAG CTCTTTGGAAGGCCACAATGGCTAACTGTTAGATGGCGCTCGCAAAGCTATGTTAAGAAG GTCCAAGAAGAGATTGTGAGTAAAGGTGGTCAAATAATTACCAACTGTGAGGTGGAATTGGTTTCAACAACAGACGGAG AATGTGTTCTGCAATACAAAGATGGTTCTAAAGAAACATACGACGGCTGCATAATGGCGACACATGCTCCAGATACACTGAGATTATTAGGAGACGCAGCGACATATGATGAGCGAAGAATTCTCGGTGCTTTTCAATATGTCTACAG TGACATTTTTCTTCATCGTGACAAAAATTTAATGCCTCGAAACCCAGTAGCATGGAGTGCATGGAATTTTCTTGGATGTAAGGATAACAGAGTTTGTGTGACATACTGGCTCAACATTCTTCAG AATCTTGGAGAAACAAGATTACCTTTTCTTGTAACTCTAAATCCAGATCATACACCGgaaaataccttgcttaagtgGTCAACTGGACATCCAGTTCCATCAGTTGCTGCATTCAGGGCTTCACAAGAACTTGAAAATATTCAAGGAAAAAGAAGAATTTGGTTTTGCGGCGCCTACCAAG GTTATGGATTTCATGAAGATGGATTGAAG GCTGGCATGACTGCTGCACATGGCATTCTTGGAAGATGTTGCTCCCTCCAAACCAACCCAAAACACATGGTGCCTTCTTGGAAGGAACTTGGAGCGCGCCTTTTTGTGACAAGATTCCTAAGCTCCTATGTTACTACCGGTTGTTTAAT TTTATTGGAAGAAGGAGGAACAATGTTTACCTTCGAGGGAACTGATATAAAGTGCTCTCTGAAGTGTGTTATGAGAATCCATAGTCCTCAATTTTATTGGAAG GTTATGACCCAAGCTGATTTAGGCCTTGCAGATGCATATATTAATGGAGACTTTTCTTTTGTTGATAAAAATGAAGGTCTTTTGAATCTTTTTCTG ATTCTCATAGCAAGCAGGGATTCTAatgtttcaaattcaaaattgaaGAAGAATAG GGGTTGGTGGACACCAATTTTCCTTACAGCTAGTTTAGCATCTGCAAAGTTCTTCATTGAGCATTACTCAAGGCAAAATACTCTCACACAGGCGCGCCGCAACATTTCTAGACATTATGATCTG AGCAATGAACTCTTTGCATTATTCTTGGACGAAACAATGACATATTCAAGTGCAGTGTTCAAG AATGAAGATGAAGACTTGAAAGATGCACAAATGAGAAAAATCTCTCTTCTCATTGAAAAA GCTAGAATAGgtaggaaacatgaaattcttgAGATTGGGTGCGGATGGGGAAGTTTAGCTATTGAAGTCGTCAGACGAACCGGTTGCAAATACACTGGTATCACTTTATCTAAGGAGCAATTGAAACTTGCAAAAGAAAGAGTTAGGGATGCTGGACTTCAG GACCATATCAAATTTCTTCTGTGTGATTATCGCCAACTACCAAAGACATTCAAATATGATAGGATTATATCTTG TGAAATGATAGAAGCAGTTGGTCATGAATACATGGAAGAGTTCTTCGGCTGTTGCGAATCAGTACTAGCAGACGATGGACTTCTAGTTCTTCAG TTCATATCAATCCCAGACGAGCGTTACGACGAGTATCGACGCAGTTCTGATTTCATAAAGGAATATATTTTTCCAGGGGGATGCCTACCCTGCCTAAGCAGGATAACATCAGCCATGGCGGCTGCATCAAGACTATG TGTGGAGCACACTGAGAACATTGGAATTCATTACCACCAAACGTTAAGGCGGTGGAGAAGAAACTTCATGAAAAAGCAGAA TGAAATCTTGGACCTCAAATTTGATGAAAAGTTCATCAGGACATGGGAGTACTATTTTGATTATTGTAGTGCAGGTTTTAAGTCGCGGACACTAGAGAATTATCAG ATGGTTTTCTCGCGGCCTGGCAACACCACTGCACTTAAGGATCCATATAGAAGCTGGCCCTCGGCATGTTGA
- the LOC112775715 gene encoding uncharacterized protein isoform X2: MMSEEFSVLFNMSTVAWSAWNFLGCKDNRVCVTYWLNILQNLGETRLPFLVTLNPDHTPENTLLKWSTGHPVPSVAAFRASQELENIQGKRRIWFCGAYQGYGFHEDGLKAGMTAAHGILGRCCSLQTNPKHMVPSWKELGARLFVTRFLSSYVTTGCLILLEEGGTMFTFEGTDIKCSLKCVMRIHSPQFYWKVMTQADLGLADAYINGDFSFVDKNEGLLNLFLILIASRDSNVSNSKLKKNRGWWTPIFLTASLASAKFFIEHYSRQNTLTQARRNISRHYDLSNELFALFLDETMTYSSAVFKNEDEDLKDAQMRKISLLIEKARIGRKHEILEIGCGWGSLAIEVVRRTGCKYTGITLSKEQLKLAKERVRDAGLQDHIKFLLCDYRQLPKTFKYDRIISCEMIEAVGHEYMEEFFGCCESVLADDGLLVLQFISIPDERYDEYRRSSDFIKEYIFPGGCLPCLSRITSAMAAASRLCVEHTENIGIHYHQTLRRWRRNFMKKQNEILDLKFDEKFIRTWEYYFDYCSAGFKSRTLENYQMVFSRPGNTTALKDPYRSWPSAC; the protein is encoded by the exons ATGATGAGCGAAGAATTCTCGGTGCTTTTCAATATGTCTACAG TAGCATGGAGTGCATGGAATTTTCTTGGATGTAAGGATAACAGAGTTTGTGTGACATACTGGCTCAACATTCTTCAG AATCTTGGAGAAACAAGATTACCTTTTCTTGTAACTCTAAATCCAGATCATACACCGgaaaataccttgcttaagtgGTCAACTGGACATCCAGTTCCATCAGTTGCTGCATTCAGGGCTTCACAAGAACTTGAAAATATTCAAGGAAAAAGAAGAATTTGGTTTTGCGGCGCCTACCAAG GTTATGGATTTCATGAAGATGGATTGAAG GCTGGCATGACTGCTGCACATGGCATTCTTGGAAGATGTTGCTCCCTCCAAACCAACCCAAAACACATGGTGCCTTCTTGGAAGGAACTTGGAGCGCGCCTTTTTGTGACAAGATTCCTAAGCTCCTATGTTACTACCGGTTGTTTAAT TTTATTGGAAGAAGGAGGAACAATGTTTACCTTCGAGGGAACTGATATAAAGTGCTCTCTGAAGTGTGTTATGAGAATCCATAGTCCTCAATTTTATTGGAAG GTTATGACCCAAGCTGATTTAGGCCTTGCAGATGCATATATTAATGGAGACTTTTCTTTTGTTGATAAAAATGAAGGTCTTTTGAATCTTTTTCTG ATTCTCATAGCAAGCAGGGATTCTAatgtttcaaattcaaaattgaaGAAGAATAG GGGTTGGTGGACACCAATTTTCCTTACAGCTAGTTTAGCATCTGCAAAGTTCTTCATTGAGCATTACTCAAGGCAAAATACTCTCACACAGGCGCGCCGCAACATTTCTAGACATTATGATCTG AGCAATGAACTCTTTGCATTATTCTTGGACGAAACAATGACATATTCAAGTGCAGTGTTCAAG AATGAAGATGAAGACTTGAAAGATGCACAAATGAGAAAAATCTCTCTTCTCATTGAAAAA GCTAGAATAGgtaggaaacatgaaattcttgAGATTGGGTGCGGATGGGGAAGTTTAGCTATTGAAGTCGTCAGACGAACCGGTTGCAAATACACTGGTATCACTTTATCTAAGGAGCAATTGAAACTTGCAAAAGAAAGAGTTAGGGATGCTGGACTTCAG GACCATATCAAATTTCTTCTGTGTGATTATCGCCAACTACCAAAGACATTCAAATATGATAGGATTATATCTTG TGAAATGATAGAAGCAGTTGGTCATGAATACATGGAAGAGTTCTTCGGCTGTTGCGAATCAGTACTAGCAGACGATGGACTTCTAGTTCTTCAG TTCATATCAATCCCAGACGAGCGTTACGACGAGTATCGACGCAGTTCTGATTTCATAAAGGAATATATTTTTCCAGGGGGATGCCTACCCTGCCTAAGCAGGATAACATCAGCCATGGCGGCTGCATCAAGACTATG TGTGGAGCACACTGAGAACATTGGAATTCATTACCACCAAACGTTAAGGCGGTGGAGAAGAAACTTCATGAAAAAGCAGAA TGAAATCTTGGACCTCAAATTTGATGAAAAGTTCATCAGGACATGGGAGTACTATTTTGATTATTGTAGTGCAGGTTTTAAGTCGCGGACACTAGAGAATTATCAG ATGGTTTTCTCGCGGCCTGGCAACACCACTGCACTTAAGGATCCATATAGAAGCTGGCCCTCGGCATGTTGA
- the LOC112775715 gene encoding uncharacterized protein isoform X3 codes for MMSEEFSVLFNMSTAWSAWNFLGCKDNRVCVTYWLNILQNLGETRLPFLVTLNPDHTPENTLLKWSTGHPVPSVAAFRASQELENIQGKRRIWFCGAYQGYGFHEDGLKAGMTAAHGILGRCCSLQTNPKHMVPSWKELGARLFVTRFLSSYVTTGCLILLEEGGTMFTFEGTDIKCSLKCVMRIHSPQFYWKVMTQADLGLADAYINGDFSFVDKNEGLLNLFLILIASRDSNVSNSKLKKNRGWWTPIFLTASLASAKFFIEHYSRQNTLTQARRNISRHYDLSNELFALFLDETMTYSSAVFKNEDEDLKDAQMRKISLLIEKARIGRKHEILEIGCGWGSLAIEVVRRTGCKYTGITLSKEQLKLAKERVRDAGLQDHIKFLLCDYRQLPKTFKYDRIISCEMIEAVGHEYMEEFFGCCESVLADDGLLVLQFISIPDERYDEYRRSSDFIKEYIFPGGCLPCLSRITSAMAAASRLCVEHTENIGIHYHQTLRRWRRNFMKKQNEILDLKFDEKFIRTWEYYFDYCSAGFKSRTLENYQMVFSRPGNTTALKDPYRSWPSAC; via the exons ATGATGAGCGAAGAATTCTCGGTGCTTTTCAATATGTCTACAG CATGGAGTGCATGGAATTTTCTTGGATGTAAGGATAACAGAGTTTGTGTGACATACTGGCTCAACATTCTTCAG AATCTTGGAGAAACAAGATTACCTTTTCTTGTAACTCTAAATCCAGATCATACACCGgaaaataccttgcttaagtgGTCAACTGGACATCCAGTTCCATCAGTTGCTGCATTCAGGGCTTCACAAGAACTTGAAAATATTCAAGGAAAAAGAAGAATTTGGTTTTGCGGCGCCTACCAAG GTTATGGATTTCATGAAGATGGATTGAAG GCTGGCATGACTGCTGCACATGGCATTCTTGGAAGATGTTGCTCCCTCCAAACCAACCCAAAACACATGGTGCCTTCTTGGAAGGAACTTGGAGCGCGCCTTTTTGTGACAAGATTCCTAAGCTCCTATGTTACTACCGGTTGTTTAAT TTTATTGGAAGAAGGAGGAACAATGTTTACCTTCGAGGGAACTGATATAAAGTGCTCTCTGAAGTGTGTTATGAGAATCCATAGTCCTCAATTTTATTGGAAG GTTATGACCCAAGCTGATTTAGGCCTTGCAGATGCATATATTAATGGAGACTTTTCTTTTGTTGATAAAAATGAAGGTCTTTTGAATCTTTTTCTG ATTCTCATAGCAAGCAGGGATTCTAatgtttcaaattcaaaattgaaGAAGAATAG GGGTTGGTGGACACCAATTTTCCTTACAGCTAGTTTAGCATCTGCAAAGTTCTTCATTGAGCATTACTCAAGGCAAAATACTCTCACACAGGCGCGCCGCAACATTTCTAGACATTATGATCTG AGCAATGAACTCTTTGCATTATTCTTGGACGAAACAATGACATATTCAAGTGCAGTGTTCAAG AATGAAGATGAAGACTTGAAAGATGCACAAATGAGAAAAATCTCTCTTCTCATTGAAAAA GCTAGAATAGgtaggaaacatgaaattcttgAGATTGGGTGCGGATGGGGAAGTTTAGCTATTGAAGTCGTCAGACGAACCGGTTGCAAATACACTGGTATCACTTTATCTAAGGAGCAATTGAAACTTGCAAAAGAAAGAGTTAGGGATGCTGGACTTCAG GACCATATCAAATTTCTTCTGTGTGATTATCGCCAACTACCAAAGACATTCAAATATGATAGGATTATATCTTG TGAAATGATAGAAGCAGTTGGTCATGAATACATGGAAGAGTTCTTCGGCTGTTGCGAATCAGTACTAGCAGACGATGGACTTCTAGTTCTTCAG TTCATATCAATCCCAGACGAGCGTTACGACGAGTATCGACGCAGTTCTGATTTCATAAAGGAATATATTTTTCCAGGGGGATGCCTACCCTGCCTAAGCAGGATAACATCAGCCATGGCGGCTGCATCAAGACTATG TGTGGAGCACACTGAGAACATTGGAATTCATTACCACCAAACGTTAAGGCGGTGGAGAAGAAACTTCATGAAAAAGCAGAA TGAAATCTTGGACCTCAAATTTGATGAAAAGTTCATCAGGACATGGGAGTACTATTTTGATTATTGTAGTGCAGGTTTTAAGTCGCGGACACTAGAGAATTATCAG ATGGTTTTCTCGCGGCCTGGCAACACCACTGCACTTAAGGATCCATATAGAAGCTGGCCCTCGGCATGTTGA